One Algibacter sp. L3A6 genomic region harbors:
- a CDS encoding toxin-antitoxin system YwqK family antitoxin, translated as MKPILLFILIALSITSCEKGISSKTANTSAVENELIVIDSVEVLKEELVLNGNKGIWYYKDQPYNGFSLKYYPNGILEEKWGFYNGKREGVAKRWTRNEKLQLESYYKNNRLVGSYKTWWENGLLSGETYYENGVKQGVERKWFSDGQLNKLRNFVDGKEHGFQKAWLANGKMYVNYEAKNGRVFGMRRATSCVRLEDEVIIRKK; from the coding sequence ATGAAGCCAATTCTTCTTTTTATACTTATTGCTTTATCAATCACGAGTTGTGAAAAAGGTATATCTAGCAAAACTGCTAATACCTCTGCTGTTGAAAATGAGTTAATCGTTATTGATAGTGTTGAAGTTTTAAAAGAAGAATTGGTTCTTAATGGAAATAAAGGTATCTGGTATTATAAAGATCAACCTTATAATGGTTTTTCATTAAAGTACTACCCAAATGGGATTTTAGAAGAAAAATGGGGTTTTTACAATGGTAAAAGAGAAGGTGTTGCAAAACGTTGGACTAGAAACGAAAAGCTTCAATTAGAATCTTATTATAAAAATAATCGGTTAGTAGGTAGCTACAAAACTTGGTGGGAAAATGGCCTTTTGTCAGGTGAAACTTATTATGAAAACGGCGTAAAGCAAGGTGTTGAAAGAAAATGGTTTTCAGATGGGCAATTGAATAAATTAAGAAATTTTGTTGATGGAAAAGAACATGGTTTTCAAAAAGCTTGGTTGGCTAATGGCAAAATGTATGTTAATTATGAAGCCAAAAATGGTCGTGTTTTCGGTATGAGAAGAGCAACATCATGTGTTAGGTTAGAAGATGAAGTAATTATCAGGAAAAAATAA
- a CDS encoding SCO family protein: MKYLFIIVLLVFTGCKNEVKKENIKVVENSRVDYLPYYNDESFTPHWLTPNTEEEKAFHKIPDFSLTNQSGETVTQDTFKDKIYVTDFFFTTCPGICPKMTGNMAKIQEEFKNDQDVLLLSHSVMPSTDSVSVLRAYANKNDVIDNKWHLVTGSRDEIYALGRDHYFVESDLGEVKSVDDFLHTENFLLIDKNKHIRGIYNGLNRASMAQLITDVKALKQEI; this comes from the coding sequence ATGAAATATCTATTTATTATAGTGCTGCTAGTTTTTACAGGCTGTAAGAATGAAGTTAAAAAAGAAAATATTAAAGTTGTTGAAAATAGTAGAGTAGATTATTTGCCGTATTACAACGATGAATCTTTTACACCACATTGGTTAACGCCAAATACAGAAGAAGAAAAAGCGTTTCATAAAATTCCAGATTTTTCATTAACAAATCAATCAGGAGAAACAGTTACTCAAGATACTTTTAAGGATAAAATTTATGTAACCGATTTCTTTTTTACAACCTGCCCAGGTATTTGTCCAAAAATGACGGGTAATATGGCGAAAATTCAAGAGGAATTTAAAAACGATCAGGATGTTTTATTGTTATCACATTCCGTAATGCCAAGTACAGATTCTGTTAGTGTTTTGCGCGCGTACGCCAATAAAAATGATGTTATAGATAATAAATGGCATTTAGTAACAGGTAGTAGAGATGAAATTTATGCCCTCGGGAGAGATCATTATTTTGTTGAAAGTGATTTAGGAGAAGTAAAAAGTGTTGATGATTTTTTACACACTGAAAATTTCTTGTTAATTGATAAAAATAAACATATTAGAGGAATTTATAATGGTTTAAATAGAGCGTCCATGGCTCAATTAATTACCGATGTTAAAGCTTTAAAACAAGAAATATAA
- a CDS encoding WD40/YVTN/BNR-like repeat-containing protein has product MKNIGLIVLVLLSLLSCGNHYQLPEKHISTVEVGHLLEDSLLNVRALEIVKENNGAFFLTSNGKAGHIYNSDIDNSLNIVYPIAVAPDSVKNNFRSLAVTSKNGFGLSIESPARLYKIKNDEKQLVYQENHPKVFYDALDFWNDQEGIAIGDPTEVCLSIIITRDGGNSWSKIPCENLPKAKEGEAAFAASDTNIAIVGKHTWVATGGKSSRILYSPDKGETWQAFETPIIQGTETTGMYSIDFYDAQHGFAIGGDYTKPDANVANKIRTSDGGKTWQVVASGTNPGYRSCVQYVPESNGKKLVAVGFNGIDVSNDAGETWKHVSDDSFYTIRFVNDSIAYAAGAGKVSKLHFK; this is encoded by the coding sequence ATGAAAAATATAGGTCTTATTGTTTTAGTGTTACTTAGTTTGTTGTCATGTGGAAACCATTATCAGTTACCAGAAAAACATATTAGTACTGTTGAGGTTGGGCATTTACTAGAAGATTCACTTTTAAATGTTAGAGCATTAGAAATTGTTAAGGAAAATAATGGCGCTTTCTTTTTAACTTCAAACGGAAAAGCAGGACATATTTATAATAGCGATATTGATAACAGTTTAAATATTGTCTATCCTATAGCTGTGGCGCCAGATTCAGTTAAAAATAATTTTAGGTCGCTAGCTGTAACTTCAAAAAACGGTTTCGGATTATCTATTGAGAGTCCGGCGAGATTATATAAAATTAAAAACGATGAGAAGCAGCTTGTTTATCAAGAGAACCATCCAAAAGTATTTTATGATGCTCTAGATTTTTGGAACGATCAAGAGGGTATTGCTATTGGCGATCCTACCGAGGTATGTTTAAGTATTATAATCACCAGAGACGGAGGAAATAGTTGGTCTAAAATTCCATGCGAAAATTTACCAAAAGCTAAAGAAGGTGAAGCTGCTTTTGCTGCCAGCGACACCAACATTGCTATTGTTGGTAAGCATACTTGGGTTGCAACAGGAGGAAAGTCGAGTAGAATATTGTATTCTCCGGATAAAGGAGAAACATGGCAAGCTTTTGAAACTCCTATTATACAAGGCACAGAAACTACGGGAATGTACTCAATAGATTTTTATGATGCCCAGCATGGTTTTGCTATTGGTGGCGATTACACGAAGCCTGATGCTAATGTTGCTAATAAAATAAGAACTTCCGATGGTGGTAAAACATGGCAGGTTGTTGCTAGTGGAACAAACCCAGGATATCGTAGTTGTGTGCAATATGTTCCCGAATCTAACGGGAAAAAGTTGGTTGCAGTAGGTTTTAATGGTATCGATGTTTCTAATGATGCCGGTGAGACTTGGAAACACGTTAGTGATGATAGTTTTTATACTATACGCTTTGTTAACGATTCAATCGCTTATGCTGCTGGAGCAGGAAAAGTGTCTAAACTTCATTTTAAATAG
- a CDS encoding substrate-binding domain-containing protein, with translation MKTKNKTSVLRQCLKPLMVLALIFNLSSCVEQTGSTSATVNSSEDTSEAFASSVDLTGKKIGYCTPSLNAPYYQALLQSIQATTEKNGMVFLSADGQDDINKQIAAVEDLITKGVDALLLNPKDPDALVGVTKMAKAAGIPVFIIDSSIDPSADYVTTIQSNNLANGELAGEWLVKKMGNKTMNIALLSGNAGNPVGRTRKQGLLQGITEEQLRTQGKIDLNVKTQAYTEWSYAGGLKAMEDILVAHPDINVVITESDVCVLGAIKAIAQAGKTDDILIVAGADGQKEAIKYIMDTDFYGCTAMNSPVQIGKNAVQYAIEYINGKRDFAKTSFTAPLLITKENAAKYYNPKALF, from the coding sequence ATGAAAACAAAAAACAAAACTTCGGTTCTAAGGCAATGTTTAAAGCCATTAATGGTGCTTGCATTAATATTTAATTTATCTAGTTGTGTGGAACAAACTGGTTCTACAAGTGCTACCGTTAACTCTTCGGAAGATACGAGTGAAGCTTTTGCAAGTTCAGTAGATCTTACAGGGAAAAAAATAGGGTATTGTACACCTTCTTTAAATGCACCGTATTACCAAGCATTACTTCAAAGTATACAAGCTACAACAGAGAAAAATGGTATGGTGTTTTTATCTGCAGATGGTCAAGATGATATTAATAAACAGATTGCAGCAGTTGAAGATTTAATTACTAAAGGTGTTGATGCTTTATTATTAAACCCAAAAGATCCGGATGCTTTAGTTGGTGTTACTAAAATGGCGAAAGCAGCTGGAATTCCTGTTTTTATTATTGATAGTTCTATAGATCCTTCAGCAGATTATGTTACAACTATTCAGTCTAATAATTTAGCAAATGGCGAATTAGCTGGTGAGTGGTTAGTTAAAAAAATGGGAAACAAAACAATGAATATTGCTTTATTAAGTGGTAACGCTGGTAACCCTGTTGGAAGAACTCGCAAGCAAGGTTTATTGCAAGGTATTACAGAAGAGCAATTAAGAACGCAAGGTAAAATAGATTTAAATGTAAAAACGCAAGCTTATACAGAGTGGTCTTACGCCGGTGGTTTAAAAGCGATGGAAGATATTTTAGTAGCGCACCCAGATATTAATGTAGTAATTACAGAATCTGATGTTTGTGTATTAGGAGCTATCAAAGCAATTGCTCAAGCTGGTAAAACAGACGATATTTTAATTGTTGCTGGTGCAGACGGACAAAAAGAAGCTATTAAGTATATTATGGATACCGATTTTTACGGTTGTACAGCAATGAATAGCCCAGTGCAAATTGGTAAGAATGCTGTTCAATATGCTATTGAGTATATTAACGGAAAAAGAGATTTTGCTAAAACATCATTTACAGCACCTTTATTAATTACTAAAGAAAACGCTGCTAAGTACTACAATCCAAAAGCATTATTTTAA
- a CDS encoding sugar ABC transporter ATP-binding protein, which yields MHNSDNEYRLEMTGISKSFGVVSVLENVNLKVKPGEIHALLGENGAGKSTLVKILSGVHQKDSGKVILDGEEISPKNTHDGQVLGISVVYQELSLVNDLSVAENIYLHKLGASKFWMNWKQITKDAQQLIDSLGFDIDAAATVRNLSIVQKQVVEIAKALSEDTKVLVLDEPTTVFDPTDTKKLFDNLFKLRDKGISIIYISHHLDEIFKIADSVTVLRDGVDTGSMAVKDTDTDGVIRLMIGRELKDLYPTRDVKIGDVPIFEVKNLTAKDTLVHDVSFSVRPGEVLGIAGLGGSGRTETAKLIFGAHKKKSGTLILNGKEIKTNSPVCAVGHQIGFVSEDRKEDGVFLPLSIRRNISVTNFAGISGKLGFINVDDEYKNVLGLIEKLNIKTPSSEVDVKNLSGGNQQKVALAKWLSIDSKVIFIDEPTRGVDVGAKIEIYNLINEVAKKGVGVVVISSDMPEIMGIADRILVMHEGTFYGELTKEEFSEENILRYSIGEKLKQVV from the coding sequence ATGCATAATTCAGATAATGAATACCGTCTTGAAATGACCGGAATATCAAAAAGTTTTGGTGTTGTTTCAGTACTAGAAAATGTAAACTTAAAAGTAAAGCCTGGAGAGATCCATGCTTTACTTGGCGAAAATGGTGCAGGTAAATCTACTTTGGTTAAAATCCTTAGTGGTGTGCATCAAAAAGATTCTGGAAAAGTAATTTTAGATGGTGAAGAAATTAGTCCGAAAAACACTCACGACGGACAGGTTTTAGGTATTAGTGTTGTGTATCAAGAATTATCTTTAGTGAACGATTTATCGGTAGCCGAAAATATTTATCTGCACAAACTTGGTGCAAGTAAATTTTGGATGAACTGGAAACAAATTACTAAAGATGCTCAACAATTAATAGATTCTTTAGGGTTTGATATTGATGCGGCTGCAACCGTAAGAAACTTAAGTATTGTACAAAAGCAAGTGGTTGAAATTGCCAAAGCACTTTCTGAAGATACTAAAGTTTTGGTGCTAGATGAACCGACTACAGTTTTCGATCCAACGGATACTAAAAAATTATTCGATAACCTTTTTAAACTTAGAGATAAGGGAATTTCTATTATTTACATTTCACATCATTTAGATGAGATTTTTAAAATAGCAGATTCTGTTACTGTGCTTAGAGATGGCGTAGATACTGGAAGTATGGCGGTAAAAGATACAGATACCGATGGTGTAATTCGTTTAATGATTGGTAGAGAATTGAAGGATTTGTATCCAACACGTGATGTAAAAATAGGAGACGTTCCTATATTTGAAGTTAAAAACTTAACAGCAAAAGATACTTTAGTTCACGATGTGTCATTCTCGGTACGTCCTGGTGAAGTGCTTGGAATTGCAGGTTTAGGAGGAAGTGGAAGAACGGAAACCGCAAAACTTATTTTTGGAGCTCACAAGAAAAAATCGGGAACTTTAATTTTAAACGGAAAAGAAATAAAAACAAATTCACCAGTATGTGCTGTTGGACACCAAATTGGTTTTGTTTCAGAAGATAGAAAAGAAGACGGTGTGTTTTTACCATTGTCCATTAGACGAAATATTAGTGTAACCAATTTTGCAGGTATTTCAGGAAAGCTAGGCTTTATTAATGTGGACGATGAGTATAAAAATGTGTTAGGTTTAATTGAAAAATTAAATATAAAAACTCCAAGTTCAGAGGTCGACGTTAAAAACCTAAGTGGTGGAAATCAACAAAAGGTAGCTTTAGCAAAATGGTTAAGTATAGATAGTAAGGTTATTTTTATTGACGAGCCTACACGTGGCGTTGATGTTGGGGCAAAAATTGAAATTTATAACCTTATTAATGAAGTTGCTAAAAAAGGCGTTGGAGTTGTAGTAATCTCTTCTGATATGCCTGAAATTATGGGGATTGCAGATCGTATTTTAGTGATGCACGAAGGTACATTCTACGGAGAATTAACCAAAGAAGAATTTTCCGAAGAAAACATTTTACGCTACTCTATTGGCGAAAAACTTAAACAAGTAGTCTAA
- a CDS encoding ABC transporter permease, translated as MALTIKQQLSSPGGILKFLVKHNTIFIFILLVVFSALISDVFFTSTNLSNLLKQVSGIGIISIGMLLVILTGGIDLSVGSMVALLAVTFAILVNIVVLPLAIVLTIVIGFALGSIAGYLVAFQKMAPFVATLALMTIARGLGFIYSKGSPITFKTPGGEFMSNFANNSTLGIPNIAIVFFLIVILAMVMLRYNVFGRLIIAIGSNEEASRLSGIKVNKYKFLVYAISGALAATAAVIVASRTNLGSPNMGMAWELDAIAAVVIGGASLNGGKGTAINTLMGVLILGLIGNILNLLNVPSYPQQVVKGAIIIFAVLLQRFDSK; from the coding sequence ATGGCATTAACAATAAAACAACAACTTAGTAGCCCTGGCGGTATACTTAAGTTTCTCGTAAAACATAATACAATTTTCATTTTCATATTGCTGGTTGTTTTTTCAGCATTAATTTCTGATGTGTTTTTTACATCAACAAATCTTTCAAATTTATTAAAACAAGTTTCGGGTATAGGTATTATTAGTATCGGTATGTTGCTTGTTATTTTAACAGGAGGAATCGATTTATCTGTGGGGTCTATGGTTGCTTTACTGGCGGTCACCTTTGCAATTCTAGTTAATATTGTGGTGCTACCATTGGCAATTGTACTAACTATTGTTATTGGTTTTGCCTTAGGAAGTATTGCCGGATATCTGGTCGCATTTCAAAAAATGGCACCCTTTGTCGCCACTTTGGCTTTAATGACGATTGCTAGAGGATTAGGGTTTATCTATTCTAAAGGATCTCCAATTACTTTCAAAACTCCAGGAGGAGAGTTTATGTCTAACTTTGCAAATAATTCTACATTAGGTATTCCAAATATTGCTATTGTATTCTTTTTAATTGTGATTTTAGCAATGGTTATGTTGCGTTACAACGTGTTTGGACGATTAATAATTGCCATAGGAAGTAATGAAGAAGCATCTCGTTTATCTGGTATAAAAGTTAATAAATACAAGTTTTTAGTCTATGCTATCTCTGGAGCTTTAGCAGCAACTGCTGCTGTAATTGTAGCTTCAAGAACCAATTTAGGGTCACCTAACATGGGTATGGCTTGGGAGTTAGATGCTATTGCTGCCGTTGTAATTGGTGGTGCAAGTTTAAATGGCGGAAAAGGTACCGCGATAAATACCTTAATGGGTGTGCTTATTTTAGGTTTAATAGGAAATATTCTAAACCTTTTAAATGTACCGTCTTATCCGCAGCAAGTTGTAAAAGGAGCTATCATCATTTTTGCTGTGTTACTTCAACGTTTCGATAGCAAATAA
- a CDS encoding mannitol dehydrogenase family protein, producing the protein MTSYKLNNQNLSRFEGEVAIPKYNRDNVKTGIVHVGIGGFHRSHEAFYTDQLLHDESNADWGICGVALLDFDAKIYNTLKEQDGLYTLVVKELDGTLTKRVIGSIVEVLYAPEDPKKVIEKMASPDVKIISLTITEGGYNYNEATGEFNFENPLVQHDIANAEAPKTIFGYLTQALKLRKERGLKGCTIQSCDNIQGNGHMTKKMLLSYVGVAEPVLVAWVEEHVSFPNAMVDRITPATSPSDISSLKETSGIDDAWPVVCEPFKQWVIEDYFSAGRPTWENVGAQFVPNVEPYEKMKLQLLNAGHSVLGILGALMGYDTIDEAANNAGINAFLRAYMGREVAPILSDLKGVDLESYEVSLLQRFGNVYIKDQIDRICSETSAKFPIFILPTINAQLKLDGHIEHAALVTAAWAIYSLGNDENGKAINVKDVMASVLNEKAKESKNCPTTFLEIESIFGKLKDSKPFTEAYTTAYKDIVKHGIEKCVLEMNINRVNFI; encoded by the coding sequence ATGACAAGTTATAAATTAAATAACCAGAACCTATCAAGGTTTGAGGGTGAGGTTGCTATTCCTAAATATAACAGGGATAATGTTAAAACAGGAATTGTACATGTTGGTATTGGGGGGTTTCATAGATCGCACGAGGCGTTTTATACCGATCAATTATTACATGATGAATCGAATGCAGACTGGGGTATTTGTGGTGTAGCATTGCTAGATTTTGATGCTAAAATATATAATACTTTAAAGGAACAAGATGGCTTGTACACTCTAGTTGTAAAAGAGCTAGATGGTACGCTTACTAAGCGTGTAATTGGTTCTATTGTTGAGGTGTTGTACGCGCCTGAAGACCCTAAGAAAGTAATTGAAAAAATGGCTAGCCCAGATGTTAAAATTATTAGTTTAACAATTACAGAAGGTGGCTATAACTATAATGAGGCAACAGGTGAATTCAATTTTGAAAACCCTTTAGTGCAACACGATATAGCTAATGCTGAAGCTCCAAAAACTATTTTTGGTTACTTAACCCAGGCTTTGAAATTAAGAAAGGAACGTGGTTTAAAAGGTTGTACTATTCAGTCTTGTGATAATATACAAGGTAATGGACACATGACTAAAAAGATGCTTTTAAGTTATGTAGGCGTTGCCGAGCCAGTATTGGTTGCTTGGGTAGAAGAGCATGTATCTTTCCCGAATGCTATGGTGGATAGAATTACGCCAGCAACAAGTCCTTCGGATATTTCAAGCTTAAAAGAAACTTCTGGTATTGATGATGCTTGGCCAGTTGTTTGCGAACCTTTTAAACAATGGGTAATTGAAGATTATTTTTCTGCAGGAAGACCAACCTGGGAAAATGTAGGCGCTCAATTTGTACCAAATGTGGAGCCTTATGAGAAAATGAAACTTCAGTTATTAAATGCTGGGCATTCTGTATTGGGCATTTTAGGTGCTTTAATGGGGTATGATACTATAGATGAAGCAGCTAATAATGCTGGGATAAATGCATTTTTAAGAGCTTATATGGGTAGGGAAGTTGCACCAATTTTAAGTGACCTCAAAGGTGTAGATTTAGAAAGTTACGAAGTATCTTTACTACAACGTTTCGGTAATGTTTATATTAAGGATCAAATTGATCGAATTTGCTCGGAAACTTCGGCTAAATTCCCAATATTTATTTTGCCAACTATAAACGCGCAGTTAAAATTAGATGGCCATATTGAACATGCAGCTTTAGTAACTGCGGCCTGGGCTATTTACAGTTTGGGTAATGATGAAAATGGAAAGGCTATAAATGTTAAAGATGTTATGGCATCTGTTTTAAATGAAAAGGCAAAGGAATCTAAAAATTGTCCAACTACGTTTTTAGAAATTGAATCTATCTTCGGGAAATTAAAAGATTCTAAACCTTTTACAGAAGCTTATACTACTGCTTATAAAGATATCGTGAAACACGGTATTGAAAAATGTGTTTTAGAAATGAATATTAATCGTGTAAATTTTATATAA
- a CDS encoding carbohydrate kinase family protein codes for MANITSFGEVLWDVFPTMKKIGGAPLNVAVRLQSFGNNVSMISRIGEDENGEEIVKFIKSKGVNVDGVQVDSTHKTGKVKVILDETGSASYDIMFPRAWDKIELNDQVKAIVANGDAFVFGSLIARDDVSRETLYALLKLAKYKIFDVNLRQPYYTAEVLKCLMSQADFVKFNDDEILEIASDLGLKSHVLEDAIEFMAKETQAKTICVTKGGKGAILYLDNTFYYNDGYKVTVIDTVGAGDSFLASIITQLLNKTAPQDALNFACAVGAIVASSEGANPEIKQTDIERMISG; via the coding sequence ATGGCAAATATCACAAGTTTTGGAGAAGTCTTGTGGGATGTTTTTCCAACCATGAAAAAAATTGGAGGCGCTCCATTAAATGTTGCAGTTAGGTTGCAATCTTTTGGAAATAATGTCTCTATGATTAGTCGTATTGGTGAAGATGAAAATGGCGAGGAGATCGTTAAATTCATTAAGTCAAAAGGCGTAAATGTTGATGGTGTTCAGGTAGATTCAACTCACAAAACAGGAAAAGTAAAAGTAATATTAGATGAAACAGGTTCTGCTTCTTACGATATTATGTTTCCTCGAGCTTGGGATAAAATAGAGCTTAACGACCAGGTAAAAGCTATTGTTGCTAATGGAGATGCCTTTGTGTTTGGAAGTTTAATTGCTAGAGATGATGTTTCTAGAGAAACGCTTTATGCGCTTTTAAAATTGGCAAAATATAAAATATTTGATGTTAATTTAAGACAGCCATATTATACTGCCGAGGTGCTTAAGTGTTTAATGAGTCAGGCCGATTTTGTTAAGTTTAACGATGATGAAATTTTAGAGATAGCAAGCGATTTGGGTTTAAAGTCTCATGTTTTAGAAGATGCTATTGAGTTTATGGCTAAAGAAACTCAGGCAAAAACTATTTGTGTTACTAAAGGGGGTAAAGGCGCTATTTTATATTTAGATAATACCTTTTACTATAACGATGGTTATAAGGTAACAGTTATCGATACGGTTGGTGCTGGCGACTCGTTTTTAGCTTCAATTATTACACAATTATTAAATAAAACAGCACCGCAAGATGCTTTAAACTTTGCTTGTGCCGTTGGTGCCATTGTAGCAAGTAGCGAAGGTGCGAATCCAGAAATTAAGCAAACAGATATAGAACGAATGATTAGCGGTTAA
- a CDS encoding mannitol dehydrogenase family protein, translating to MENIEALKENASTPLFDRDQVKTSIAHIGVSNFHRSHQAYYMHNLIEKHHELSYGICGIDLLDSDRKTYNVLKDQDGLYTLITKDATSVHKPKIIGSIVEYFFGPENPMAVIERLANPDIKIISLTIAEDGYHLNEITGVFNQKHPAVAEEVVNPFNPKTVFGYLTQAFKLRKLRGLSGCTILSCDNIKNNGDTMKLSFLNYVSKNEPDLLPWLKSNTTFPNTMVDRITPVTQHKDLDALKNDYLIEDQWPVVCESFTEWIIEDNFYKQKPNWEQVGIQFVKNIAPYQNMKLQLLNAGHSILGVLGTLHGYKTVQEAANDDDFILFLETFMDLEVTPTLVDAKNKTIEEYKTTLISRFKNPNINDSLSRICSESSAKIPIFILSTLNIQLSEETKHFNHIAFVIAAWCKYNDGIDDQGNPYNINDSISNTLIRMAALSQQNPIKFLEIKSIFKDLSTHTVFTEKYFKYLSYLRTHNIKESIINFNANLI from the coding sequence ATGGAAAATATAGAAGCGCTAAAAGAAAATGCTTCTACTCCTCTGTTTGATCGCGACCAAGTTAAAACAAGTATTGCACATATTGGCGTGAGCAATTTTCATCGCTCTCATCAAGCGTATTACATGCACAATTTAATTGAAAAGCATCATGAATTAAGTTACGGTATTTGTGGTATCGATTTATTAGATTCCGATAGAAAAACTTATAATGTCTTAAAAGATCAAGACGGGCTTTACACCCTAATAACTAAAGATGCCACTAGCGTACATAAACCTAAAATAATTGGTTCTATTGTAGAATATTTTTTTGGACCAGAAAACCCAATGGCAGTTATTGAACGCTTGGCAAACCCTGATATTAAAATTATTTCCTTAACTATTGCAGAAGATGGTTATCACTTAAATGAAATTACCGGTGTATTTAACCAAAAACATCCTGCTGTAGCGGAAGAAGTTGTAAATCCATTTAACCCAAAAACTGTTTTTGGTTACTTAACGCAAGCTTTTAAACTTAGAAAACTTCGCGGATTATCTGGCTGTACCATTTTATCTTGCGACAACATTAAGAATAATGGCGACACCATGAAACTGTCGTTTTTAAATTACGTAAGTAAGAATGAACCCGACTTATTACCTTGGTTAAAAAGCAATACAACCTTCCCAAACACAATGGTTGATAGAATTACACCTGTTACCCAGCACAAAGATTTAGATGCGCTAAAAAACGACTATTTAATAGAAGACCAGTGGCCTGTAGTTTGCGAATCTTTTACGGAATGGATTATTGAAGACAACTTCTATAAACAAAAGCCAAATTGGGAGCAAGTAGGTATTCAGTTTGTAAAAAATATTGCACCATACCAAAACATGAAATTGCAGCTTTTAAATGCTGGCCATAGTATCTTAGGTGTTCTAGGCACATTGCACGGTTACAAAACCGTACAAGAAGCTGCCAATGACGACGATTTTATTTTATTCCTTGAAACTTTTATGGATCTTGAAGTAACACCAACTTTGGTTGATGCAAAAAACAAAACTATAGAAGAATATAAAACAACTTTAATTTCAAGGTTTAAGAACCCAAATATAAATGATAGTCTGTCTAGGATTTGCAGTGAAAGTTCGGCTAAAATTCCAATTTTCATTTTATCAACACTAAATATTCAGCTTTCAGAAGAAACAAAACATTTTAATCACATAGCTTTTGTAATTGCAGCTTGGTGTAAATACAATGATGGTATTGACGACCAAGGCAATCCTTATAACATAAACGATTCTATAAGTAACACCTTAATTAGGATGGCCGCATTATCGCAGCAAAATCCTATTAAGTTTTTAGAAATAAAATCGATTTTTAAAGACTTAAGCACACACACCGTTTTCACGGAAAAGTATTTTAAATATTTAAGCTATCTAAGAACACACAACATTAAAGAAAGCATTATAAACTTCAATGCTAATTTAATTTAA
- a CDS encoding NUDIX hydrolase — MDFRKRDNVSVDCVIFGLNDLGLNVLLRKRTLNMFDENYPVIDDWMITGGRVFISKTLEESANVIFEGITGYSEFNRTQFRTYGNPTRLKSDKDLLWVRSHGVKTQSMTIAYYFAQPLDSIEVNEDEFKWFSIDTLPELGFDHSKIIKDAHEDLKQKIMVEPIIFDLMPNKFTLNELQFAFESVLEIELDNRNFRKKVLKKIYIVPLNETKKGTAKKPSKLYVFSRDVYDKVSEKDFIVNV, encoded by the coding sequence ATGGATTTTAGGAAGCGAGATAATGTATCGGTAGATTGTGTGATTTTTGGATTAAATGATTTGGGGTTAAACGTTTTATTACGAAAGCGAACCCTGAATATGTTTGATGAAAATTACCCGGTTATCGATGATTGGATGATTACCGGTGGACGTGTTTTTATTAGTAAAACTTTAGAGGAATCTGCCAATGTTATTTTTGAAGGTATTACAGGATATAGCGAGTTTAATAGAACTCAATTTAGAACTTACGGAAATCCAACACGATTAAAATCTGATAAAGATTTACTTTGGGTGCGTAGCCATGGTGTAAAAACCCAATCTATGACGATTGCTTATTATTTTGCACAACCTCTAGACAGTATTGAGGTTAATGAAGATGAGTTTAAGTGGTTTTCTATTGATACTTTGCCGGAGTTAGGCTTCGATCACAGTAAAATTATTAAAGATGCGCACGAGGATTTAAAACAGAAAATTATGGTAGAGCCTATAATATTCGATTTGATGCCTAATAAGTTTACTTTAAATGAATTGCAATTTGCTTTCGAGTCGGTTTTAGAAATAGAACTCGATAACCGAAACTTTAGAAAGAAAGTATTGAAGAAAATATATATTGTTCCTTTAAATGAAACTAAAAAAGGAACGGCTAAAAAACCATCTAAATTGTATGTTTTTAGCCGTGATGTTTATGATAAAGTCTCGGAAAAAGACTTTATTGTTAATGTGTAA